The Arvicanthis niloticus isolate mArvNil1 chromosome 2, mArvNil1.pat.X, whole genome shotgun sequence genome includes a window with the following:
- the LOC117703827 gene encoding olfactory receptor 4F3/4F16/4F29-like isoform X2: MEGTNHSVVTEFMFVGLTNSWKMQILLFVFASVFYMASMMGNSLIIFTVASDPHLHSPMYFLLANLSFIDLGVSCVTCPKMIYDLFRKHKVISFRGCITQIFFIHVIGGVEVVLLIGMAYDRYVAICKPLHYLTIMNAKMCIFILVAAWVVGLMHSLVQFVYIVNLPFCGPNILDSFYCDLPRFIRLACVDTNQLELMVSANSGFISVGSFFILVTSYIVIIVTVQKHSSSGSAKALSTLSAHISVVVLFFGPLIFVYTWPSPSTHLDKYLAIFDAVGTPFLNPVIYTLRNQDMKMAMKRVCRQLLKYGKIS; encoded by the coding sequence ATGGAAGGAACAAATCATTCTGTTGTGACAGAATTTATGTTCGTGGGACTCACCAACTCCTGGAAGATGCAAATACTTCTCTTTGTGTTTGCTTCAGTGTTTTATATGGCTAGCATGATGGGAAACTCCCTCATCATTTTCACAGTGGCTTCTGACCCTCACTTACATTCTCCTATGTACTTTCTGTTGGCCAATCTCTCCTTCATTGATTTAGGTGTTTCATGTGTCACTTGTCCCAAGATGATTTATGACCTGTTCAGAAAGCACAAAGTCATCTCCTTTAGAGGTTGTATCACTCAGATCTTTTTCATCCATGTCATTGGTGGTGTTGAGGTGGTTCTGCTCATAGGCATGGCATATGATAGATATGTAGCCATATGTAAGCCTCTCCATTATTTGACCATTATGAATGCAAAAATGTGCATTTTCATCTTAGTGGCTGCCTGGGTGGTGGGCCTTATGCATTCTCTGgttcaatttgtttatatagtaaattTACCATTCTGTGGACCAAATATTTTGGACAGCTTTTACTGTGACCTTCCTCGGTTCATCAGACTTGCTTGTGTAGATACCAACCAATTAGAATTAATGGTTTCAGCCAACAGTGGCTTCATCTCTGTAGGCTCCTTTTTCATACTGGTCACATCTTATATTGTCATAATAGTCACTGTTCAGAAACATTCTTCAAGTGGTTCCGCCAAAGCTTTGTCTACACTTTCTGCTCACATCTCTGTTGTAGTCCTGTTCTTTGGTCCTTTGATATTTGTCTATACATGGCCTTCTCCCTCCACACACCTGGATAAGTATCTGGCCATATTTGATGCAGTTGGCACTCCTTTTTTGAACCCTGTGATCTACACACTGAGAAATCAAGATATGAAGATGGCAATGAAAAGAGTATGCAGACAGCTATTAAAATATGGGAAGATCTCCTAA
- the LOC117703827 gene encoding olfactory receptor 4F3/4F16/4F29-like isoform X1 encodes MRVSCAVVLQAALTTGAMEGTNHSVVTEFMFVGLTNSWKMQILLFVFASVFYMASMMGNSLIIFTVASDPHLHSPMYFLLANLSFIDLGVSCVTCPKMIYDLFRKHKVISFRGCITQIFFIHVIGGVEVVLLIGMAYDRYVAICKPLHYLTIMNAKMCIFILVAAWVVGLMHSLVQFVYIVNLPFCGPNILDSFYCDLPRFIRLACVDTNQLELMVSANSGFISVGSFFILVTSYIVIIVTVQKHSSSGSAKALSTLSAHISVVVLFFGPLIFVYTWPSPSTHLDKYLAIFDAVGTPFLNPVIYTLRNQDMKMAMKRVCRQLLKYGKIS; translated from the exons ATGAGAG TTTCTTGTGCTGTTGTCCTTCAGGCAGCACTGACAACAGGAGCAATGGAAGGAACAAATCATTCTGTTGTGACAGAATTTATGTTCGTGGGACTCACCAACTCCTGGAAGATGCAAATACTTCTCTTTGTGTTTGCTTCAGTGTTTTATATGGCTAGCATGATGGGAAACTCCCTCATCATTTTCACAGTGGCTTCTGACCCTCACTTACATTCTCCTATGTACTTTCTGTTGGCCAATCTCTCCTTCATTGATTTAGGTGTTTCATGTGTCACTTGTCCCAAGATGATTTATGACCTGTTCAGAAAGCACAAAGTCATCTCCTTTAGAGGTTGTATCACTCAGATCTTTTTCATCCATGTCATTGGTGGTGTTGAGGTGGTTCTGCTCATAGGCATGGCATATGATAGATATGTAGCCATATGTAAGCCTCTCCATTATTTGACCATTATGAATGCAAAAATGTGCATTTTCATCTTAGTGGCTGCCTGGGTGGTGGGCCTTATGCATTCTCTGgttcaatttgtttatatagtaaattTACCATTCTGTGGACCAAATATTTTGGACAGCTTTTACTGTGACCTTCCTCGGTTCATCAGACTTGCTTGTGTAGATACCAACCAATTAGAATTAATGGTTTCAGCCAACAGTGGCTTCATCTCTGTAGGCTCCTTTTTCATACTGGTCACATCTTATATTGTCATAATAGTCACTGTTCAGAAACATTCTTCAAGTGGTTCCGCCAAAGCTTTGTCTACACTTTCTGCTCACATCTCTGTTGTAGTCCTGTTCTTTGGTCCTTTGATATTTGTCTATACATGGCCTTCTCCCTCCACACACCTGGATAAGTATCTGGCCATATTTGATGCAGTTGGCACTCCTTTTTTGAACCCTGTGATCTACACACTGAGAAATCAAGATATGAAGATGGCAATGAAAAGAGTATGCAGACAGCTATTAAAATATGGGAAGATCTCCTAA
- the LOC117703771 gene encoding olfactory receptor 4F3/4F16/4F29-like yields MQVVKTYMLMGETNLSVVSEFVFLGLTNSWDIQLLLFVFSSMFYVASMMGNSLIIFTVASDPHLHTPMYFLLANLSFIDLGVSSVTSPKMIYDLFRKHKVISFRGCIIQIFSIHVIGGVEMVLLIAMSFDRYVAICKPLHYLTILSPRMCLFFVVIAWLVGLIHSLVQLAFVINLPFCGPNVLDSFYCDLPRFIKLACTDTHKLEFMVTANSGFISVGSFFILIISYIVIIISVQKHSSGGFSKALSTLSAHISVVVLFFGPLIFVYTWPSPSIHLDKFLAIFDAVITPFLNPVIYTFRNQKMKMAMKRVCRQLLSYRKIS; encoded by the exons ATGCAG GTAGTAAAGACATACATGCTGATGGGAGAAACAAATCTTTCTGTGGTATCAGAGTTTGTATTTCTTGGACTCACCAATTCCTGGGACATTCAGCTtcttctctttgtgttctcctctatgTTTTATGTGGCAAGCATGATGGGAAACTCCCTCATCATTTTTACTGTGGCTTCAGACCCTCACTTACATACTCCAATGTACTTCCTGTTGGCTAACCTCTCTTTCATTGACTTAGGTGTTTCTTCTGTTACTTCACCCAAGATGATTTATGATCTGTTCAGAAAGCACAAAGTCATCTCTTTTAGAGGTTGTATTATTCAGATCTTCTCCATCCATGTTATTGGTGGTGTGGAGATGGTTTTACTCATAGCCATGTCCTTTGATAGATATGTAGCTATATGTAAACCTCTCCATTACCTGACCATTTTGAGCCCAAGAATGTGTCTCTTCTTTGTAGTGATTGCTTGGTTAGTTGGCCTTATACATTCTCTGGTTCAGCTGGCTTTCGTCATAAACTTACCTTTCTGTGGACCAAATGTGTTGGACAGCTTCTATTGTGATCTTCCCCGGTTCATCAAGCTTGCTTGCACTGACACTCATAAACTAGAATTCATGGTCACAGCCAACAGTGGATTCATTTCTGTGGGCTCCTTCTTCatattgataatttcatatattgtAATCATAATCTCGGTACAAAAACACTCATCAGGTGGTTTTTCTAAAGCCCTGTCAACACTTTCAGCTCATATCTCAGTAGTGGTCTTATTCTTTGGTCCTTTGATATTTGTCTATACATGGCCATCTCCCTCCATACACCTTGATAAATTTCTGGCCATATTTGATGCAGTTATCACTCCTTTTCTGAATCCTGTGATCTATACATTTAGAAATCAAAAAATGAAGATGGCAATGAAGAGAGTATGCAGACAGCTACTGAGTTATAGGAAGATCTCTTAA
- the LOC117703703 gene encoding olfactory receptor 4F3/4F16/4F29-like has protein sequence MDGGNRSVVSEFLLLGLTNSWRIQILLFLFFTVFYVASMLGNLLIVLTIISDHHLHSPMYFLLANLSFIDTGVSSIATPKMIYDLFRKHKVISLNGCITQMFFIHTVGGTEMVLLIVMAYDRYIAICKPLHYLTIMSLRMCIVLLALAWTIGLIHSVAQLAFVVNLPFCGANKMDSFYCDFPRFIKLACTDTYRLEFLVTANSGFISMATFFILIVSYVFILVTVRKHSSGASSKALSTLSAHITVVVFFFGPCIIVYVWPFPTLPIDKFLAIFDAIITPSMNPVIYTLRNNEMKVAMRRLFFRALSFIDSLRVSD, from the coding sequence ATGGATGGAGGAAATCGCTCAGTGGTATCAGAATTTTTGTTGCTAGGCCTCACCAATTCATGGAGAATCCAGATTCTCCTTTTCCTGTTCTTCACAGTGTTTTATGTGGCAAGCATGCTGGGAAACCTGCTTATTGTGCTCACAATCATCTCAGACCATCACCTGCACTCCCCCATGTACTTCCTGCTGGCAAACCTCTCCTTCATTGATACAGGTGTGTCCAGCATCGCTACTCCAAAGATGATTTATGACCTCTTCAGAAAGCACAAAGTCATCTCCTTGAATGGCTGCATCACTCAGATGTTTTTCATTCACACTGTCGGGGGAACAGAGATGGTATTGCTCATAGTCATGGCCTATGACAGGTACATTGCTATCTGTAAGCCCCTCCACTACCTGACCATCATGAGTCTCAGAATGTGCATTGTTCTTTTGGCTCTTGCTTGGACCATTGGCCTTATCCATTCTGTGGCCCAATTGGCTTTTGTTGTAAATTTACCCTTCTGTGGAGCTAATAAAATGGACAGCTTTTATTGTGATTTTCCTCGGTTCATCAAGCTCGCgtgtacagacacatacagactgGAGTTCCTGGTCACTGCCAACAGTGGTTTCATCTCCATGGCCACTTTCTTCATCCTGATCGTGTCTTATGTCTTCATCCTGGTCACTGTGCGTAAACACTCCTCGGGTGCTTCCTCCAAGGCGCTCTCCACTCTCTCGGCTCACATCACAgtggttgttttcttctttggtcCTTGCATTATTGTCTATGTGTGGCCTTTCCCTACATTACCCATAGATAAATTTTTAGCAATTTTTGATGCCATTATCACTCCTTCTATGAATCCTGTCATTTATACACTTAGAAATAATGAGATGAAGGTTGCAATGAGGAGACTCTTTTTTAGGGCTTTAAGTTTCATTGACAGTTTAAGAGTTTCAGATTAA